The following are from one region of the Nymphaea colorata isolate Beijing-Zhang1983 chromosome 7, ASM883128v2, whole genome shotgun sequence genome:
- the LOC116257548 gene encoding alpha-xylosidase 1-like has protein sequence MATLSPLIVLFCSLLLSLSPFEVSAHSHTTKIGKGYRLVSLEESPDGGLIGLLRVKKKTHIYGPDIPHLQLYVKHETDDRLRVHITDAERQRWEVPYNLLPRAPAPLPLSSGRSLIDMRGRKDFEITPSEHGENELIFGFNADPFGFYVRRRSNGETLFNSTADKRSHYGQMVFKDQYLEISTSLPENSALYGLGENTQPKGIRIQPHDKYTLYTTDISAINLNTDLYGDHPYYVELRNNGGKASFHGVLLMNSNAMDVFYRGTSLTYKVIGGVLDFYFFAGPTPLGLMDQYTSFVGRPAPMPYWALGFHQCRWGYHNVSEVASVVEGYSKARIPLDVMWTDDDHMDAAKDFTLSALNFPPQKMKAFLKKLHGEGRKYIVLIDPGINVNRTYKTYLRGMADDVFIKLDGEPYLAQVWPGMVYFPDFLNPKTVDWWSNEISTFRKLVPVDGLWIDMNEPSNFCSGKCTVPTTHPCPNPEGHPWDCCLDCTNLTQSKWDNPPYKINASGMGAPLGFKTIATSATHYNGVPEYDAHSLYGFSQAIATHKALLKSTGGKRPFVLTRSTFVGSGKYAAHWTGDNKGDWDNLRYSISTILNFGLFGMPMVGSDICGFYPAPLPLEQLCNRWIQLGAFYPFSRDHANFASPRQELYQWKSVAESARVALGLRYKLLPYLYTLNYEAHTTGAPIARPVFFSFPSFVESYGLSTQFLLGSSVLVSPVLEANVTKVKALFPPGTWYSLFDLSKKIVSKGQYFTLDAPLNVVNAHVYQNTILPMQRGGLISNQTRTTPFTLVIAFPSGAKAGEATGKVFIDDDEDPVMQLRGGKSTFVDFHANVGEGKVKVWSKVDQGQFAVRLGLMIEKVVVLGLAGKSQGLEIEVEGEPLDSPTVSKLSFEESQIEHMKVPEAEVEDGLSVGTMMVQLGGLDLPLGKRFSVSWEVNIGGI, from the exons ATGGCTACTCTTTCTCCTTTGATCGTACTCTTCTGTTCTCTGCTTTTGTCTCTCTCCCCTTTCGAAGTCTCTGCCCATTCACATACAACCAAAATCGGCAAAGGCTATCGCCTTGTCTCTCTAGAAGAATCGCCTGATGGAGGCCTCATTGGCCTTCTGCGGGTAAAGAAGAAAACCCATATTTACGGCCCTGATATTCCCCATCTTCAGCTCTATGTCAA GCATGAGACAGATGATAGACTGAGAGTTCACATCACAGACGCAGAAAGACAAAGATGGGAGGTTCCATACAACCTTCTTCCGCGAGCTCCTGCTCCTCTGCCGCTTTCCTCCGGCCGGAGTCTCATAGATATGAGGGGAAGGAAAGATTTTGAGATCACTCCTTCCGAACATGGTGAAAACGAACTGATATTCGGATTTAACGCAGACCCATTTGGCTTCTATGtgagaagaagatcaaatgGGGAGACTCTGTTCAACTCGACTGCAGATAAGAGGAGCCATTATGGGCAAATGGTGTTCAAAGACCAGTATTTGGAGATCTCCACCAGCTTGCCTGAGAACTCCGCCTTGTATGGGCTGGGGGAGAACACACAGCCCAAGGGAATTCGGATTCAGCCGCATGATAAATACACTCTGTATACAACAGATATCTCTGCTATCAACCTCAACACAGACTTGTATGGTGATCATCCTTACTATGTGGAGCTCAGGAACAATGGCGGAAAGGCCTCCTTTCATGGCGTCCTGCTGATGAACAGCAACGCCATGGATGTGTTCTACAGAGGCACGTCATTGACGTATAAGGTCATTGGTGGTGTTCTTGATTTCTACTTCTTTGCTGGACCAACTCCTCTGGGGCTCATGGACCAGTACACCTCCTTTGTTGGTCGCCCTGCTCCTATGCCTTACTGGGCTCTTG GATTCCATCAGTGCAGATGGGGATATCATAATGTCTCAGAGGTTGCCAGTGTGGTGGAAGGGTACAGCAAAGCCAGAATCCCTTTGGACGTCATGTGGACGGACGATGACCACATGGATGCCGCCAAGGACTTTACTCTGAGCGCCCTCAACTTCCCTCCCCAAAAGATGAAGGCCTTCCTCAAAAAGCTCCACGGTGAAGGCCGCAAGTATATTGTCCTCATTGACCCAGGCATCAACGTGAACCGGACCTACAAGACCTATCTCAGGGGAATGGCCGACGATGTCTTCATTAAGCTCGACGGCGAACCCTATTTGGCCCAGGTCTGGCCCGGCATGGTCTACTTCCCGGACTTCCTTAACCCTAAAACCGTAGATTGGTGGTCCAATGAGATCTCCACCTTTAGAAAGCTGGTCCCTGTTGATGGCCTATGGATTGACATGAACGAGCCTTCCAACTTCTGTAGTGGAAAGTGCACCGTGCCCACTACCCACCCTTGCCCGAACCCAGAGGGCCACCCATGGGACTGCTGCCTGGATTGCACCAACCTCACCCAGTCAAAGTGGGACAACCCACCTTACAAGATAAATGCGTCCGGGATGGGCGCGCCGCTTGGGTTCAAGACCATTGCAACCAGTGCTACCCACTACAATGGGGTTCCTGAGTATGATGCACACAGCTTGTATGGCTTCTCTCAGGCCATAGCTACACATAAAGCCTTGCTCAAGTCGACCGGCGGCAAGCGGCCTTTTGTGCTCACCCGGTCTACTTTCGTCGGCTCCGGCAAGTACGCGGCGCACTGGACTGGGGATAACAAGGGAGATTGGGATAATCTTCGGTACTCAATATCCACCATTCTCAATTTCGGCCTCTTTGGAATGCCGATGGTTGGATCGGATATTTGTGGCTTCTATCCTGCGCCTTTGCCTTTAGAGCAATTATGCAACAG GTGGATCCAGCTTGGTGCATTCTATCCTTTCTCAAGGGACCATGCCAACTTCGCCTCACCACGCCAAGAGCTCTACCAGTGGAAGTCTGTCGCGGAATCAGCTAGAGTTGCGCTGGGCTTGCGTTACAAACTGCTTCCTTACCTCTACACACTCAACTATGAGGCGCACACCACCGGCGCGCCTATAGCGCGGCccgtcttcttctccttccccagCTTTGTCGAGTCATATGGGCTAAGCACCCAGTTCTTGCTTGGAAGCAGTGTGCTGGTCTCACCCGTCCTTGAGGCCAATGTGACCAAGGTCAAGGCCCTGTTCCCCCCAGGCACATGGTACAGCCTCTTTGACCTCTCCAAGAAGATAGTGTCCAAAGGGCAATACTTCACCCTTGATGCTCCCTTAAACGTTGTTAATGCCCATGTCTACCAGAACACCATCCTCCCCATGCAGCGCGGAGGTCTTATATCTAACCAAACTAGGACGACACCGTTCACCCTTGTCATCGCCTTCCCGTCCGGCGCCAAAGCCGGTGAAGCCACCGGAAAAGTCTTCATCGACGACGATGAGGATCCAGTGATGCAACTGAGAGGTGGAAAGTCTACTTTTGTGGACTTCCATGCCAATGTGGGGGAGGGCAAGGTGAAGGTCTGGTCTAAGGTTGACCAAGGTCAATTCGCAGTGAGACTGGGTCTGATGATTGAAAAGGTGGTGGTTCTTGGTCTGGCTGGGAAAAGCCAGGGCCTAGAGATTGAGGTTGAAGGGGAGCCCCTGGATTCACCTACCGTGAGTAAACTGTCCTTCGAGGAGTCTCAGATCGAACATATGAAGGTGCCTGAAGCAGAGGTTGAGGATGGTTTGAGTGTCGGCACCATGATGGTGCAGCTTGGTGGGCTTGATCTGCCTTTGGGCAAGAGGTTCTCTGTGTCATGGGAGGTGAACATTGGTGGGATCTAA